The following proteins are co-located in the Dyadobacter chenwenxiniae genome:
- a CDS encoding Dabb family protein: MFVHNVFFWLKEKDNEEARQALLAGIKSLEAIESIESVYIGAPAATRRPVIDATYDFAEILVFADEAAHDVYQVHPLHKKFVDECAHLWERVLIYDVEA, from the coding sequence ATGTTTGTTCACAACGTATTTTTTTGGCTAAAAGAAAAAGATAACGAGGAAGCAAGGCAGGCACTTCTTGCTGGCATTAAATCCCTGGAGGCCATAGAATCCATTGAATCTGTATACATAGGCGCTCCTGCTGCCACACGCCGCCCGGTTATTGACGCCACTTACGACTTTGCCGAAATACTTGTATTTGCAGATGAGGCAGCGCATGACGTGTATCAAGTTCACCCTTTGCATAAAAAATTTGTAGATGAATGCGCACATCTTTGGGAGCGCGTTCTGATCTATGACGTGGAAGCTTAA
- a CDS encoding T9SS type A sorting domain-containing protein: MTILNGTGSGNTDFTTGTVGVQTIVPGSPPLGQSELGLTLERNNETDLNTLSFVKLATFTINFSGPVNQGDPATPRPNAIAQGSSWTNLANDPPLNPIGLRRPFQMAQSFALPVKLLSFDASSEGNAINLAWSSTEETNSDHFDVQRSANGKDWKTITTVAAKGESRSTVDYSAVDNDPFEGENLYRLHMIDKDGTSAYSRILSVKFEGVAAYMYPNPVSDELTIKAADWSKIKKVEIVGSNGKKVYSSEKPSPNVKVKNLLNGVYLVRFTNTNGSEKTYKIVVNN; this comes from the coding sequence GTGACAATACTGAATGGAACGGGAAGCGGTAACACTGATTTCACGACTGGAACGGTCGGAGTTCAAACAATTGTACCCGGATCACCTCCATTAGGACAAAGTGAATTAGGCCTCACATTAGAAAGAAATAATGAGACAGACCTTAATACGTTATCTTTTGTAAAGCTCGCTACTTTTACCATTAATTTCTCGGGACCAGTGAACCAAGGCGATCCTGCAACACCTCGTCCAAATGCAATAGCCCAAGGCAGTTCATGGACGAATCTTGCTAACGACCCCCCTCTTAATCCAATCGGATTGAGAAGACCATTTCAAATGGCGCAAAGCTTCGCACTACCAGTTAAGTTGCTTTCGTTCGACGCATCCAGTGAGGGCAACGCAATCAACCTCGCTTGGTCTTCCACCGAAGAAACTAACAGCGACCACTTTGATGTGCAGCGTAGTGCTAATGGTAAGGATTGGAAAACGATTACGACTGTTGCTGCCAAAGGAGAAAGCCGTTCAACTGTCGATTATTCGGCGGTCGATAATGATCCGTTCGAAGGTGAGAACCTTTATCGTCTGCACATGATCGATAAAGATGGGACTAGCGCTTACAGCCGGATTCTCTCTGTAAAGTTTGAAGGAGTTGCTGCTTATATGTACCCTAATCCTGTCTCAGATGAACTGACTATTAAAGCAGCGGATTGGAGCAAAATTAAGAAAGTTGAGATCGTAGGTTCTAATGGCAAAAAGGTTTACTCTTCCGAAAAGCCGTCACCAAATGTCAAAGTTAAGAATTTGCTGAATGGCGTTTATCTGGTGCGTTTTACTAACACAAATGGCTCCGAAAAGACCTATAAGATCGTGGTGAACAACTAG
- a CDS encoding tail fiber domain-containing protein, protein MKQLLLVFSIFLFSHISLAQAPVKFRFQGVARDATGKIIASKSVGIRTTIRQNISADDPDFLAREVHGPITDANGIFNITIGDGIIKDGDMSTISWQDGSYYLQLELDVDGSFNYVNLGVTQMLSVPYALHTKTAEQAVTAKTSDKWIDGAPIIQSGTLGGGKVLDFLGNGVNLLWYPHNAAFRAGSHTGQWTPENLGNYSFAAGQNTLGLGTYSTALGNNTKAQGIASTALGHFANAFGVSSLAAGSSAEANGDASVSIGEATVTKTFAGIALGAYNNVQDNPEGSAKVNAKPTDRIFQIGNGLSSQSLSNAVTILRNGNMGIGHDVLVPTHTLDIGARARIRHSAQSAGIYFDGSEITQDAFVGMKQNDQVGFYLGGMWRLWVDKQGLGYVDSGILQTSDRRLKRNFTSLSESLSKLSALQGYNYYWRDTLKDQTIQTGLIAQEVETLFPELVKTDDKGFKSVNYVGLVPHLIEAVKELHQANNKLEKENKNMSSENSKNSEAIKSLEAKLDQLLLNAASASK, encoded by the coding sequence ATGAAACAACTTCTTTTAGTGTTTTCGATTTTTCTTTTTAGCCACATTTCATTGGCACAGGCACCTGTTAAATTTAGGTTTCAAGGTGTTGCCCGGGATGCAACCGGCAAAATTATAGCAAGCAAATCCGTCGGAATCCGAACGACAATCAGGCAGAATATAAGCGCTGATGACCCTGACTTTCTAGCTAGGGAAGTCCATGGGCCGATAACGGATGCAAACGGAATTTTCAATATTACTATTGGAGATGGAATAATCAAGGATGGTGATATGAGCACCATTTCATGGCAGGACGGAAGTTATTACCTGCAGCTCGAATTAGACGTCGACGGCAGCTTTAATTATGTAAATCTTGGCGTTACTCAAATGCTTAGCGTCCCATATGCGTTACATACAAAAACTGCCGAGCAGGCTGTGACCGCAAAAACTTCGGACAAGTGGATAGATGGAGCGCCGATTATTCAAAGTGGGACTTTGGGTGGCGGGAAAGTGCTCGACTTCCTCGGCAATGGAGTCAACTTGTTATGGTACCCTCATAATGCCGCTTTTCGGGCCGGAAGTCATACCGGGCAATGGACTCCTGAGAACTTGGGCAATTACTCCTTTGCTGCGGGACAAAATACGTTGGGGTTAGGCACATATAGCACAGCCCTCGGAAACAACACAAAAGCACAAGGCATTGCTTCCACCGCACTCGGTCATTTTGCCAATGCCTTCGGTGTTTCGTCCCTTGCGGCAGGCTCATCGGCCGAAGCAAATGGTGATGCTTCCGTTTCAATCGGAGAAGCAACCGTGACTAAAACTTTCGCCGGTATTGCGCTGGGGGCCTATAATAATGTTCAGGATAATCCGGAAGGAAGCGCAAAAGTTAACGCAAAGCCAACTGACCGAATCTTTCAGATCGGCAACGGACTAAGCAGCCAATCTCTTTCCAATGCAGTTACTATTTTACGAAACGGGAATATGGGAATTGGGCATGATGTCTTAGTGCCAACGCACACACTTGACATAGGTGCACGCGCACGAATCAGGCACAGCGCTCAGTCAGCGGGCATTTATTTCGATGGTTCTGAAATCACTCAGGACGCTTTTGTAGGAATGAAGCAAAATGATCAGGTGGGTTTCTATTTGGGAGGTATGTGGCGATTATGGGTAGATAAGCAAGGATTAGGATATGTTGACAGCGGCATTCTGCAAACTTCCGACCGCCGCCTCAAACGAAACTTCACATCCCTTTCAGAAAGTCTAAGTAAGCTCAGTGCTCTTCAAGGTTACAATTACTATTGGAGAGACACGCTGAAAGATCAAACTATTCAGACTGGCCTTATTGCTCAGGAAGTTGAAACACTATTCCCTGAATTGGTAAAAACAGATGATAAAGGCTTCAAATCAGTCAACTACGTCGGCTTGGTGCCACATTTGATTGAAGCTGTTAAAGAATTGCATCAAGCGAACAATAAGCTTGAAAAAGAAAATAAAAATATGTCGTCAGAAAACAGCAAAAACAGTGAGGCTATTAAATCCCTGGAAGCCAAGCTTGATCAACTGCTTTTAAATGCAGCATCAGCCTCGAAGTAG
- a CDS encoding sensor histidine kinase has protein sequence MSLSPRFIAFILAILISLITTSFLTFVEGVSRGMLFVSAISAFISSFFLVLYTVDILVFREVNKMYRTIHKLKMKDFNLAPRKKLITESNPLKTINDEIFVYVTKKQKEIDELKKLELFRREFLADVSHEFKTPIFAAQGFIHTLLDGAMEDENVRERFLIKAAKNLDSLDVLVKDLLVLSQMETGDIKMNIAPMDIRLLALNIFSRLENIAKDRDVTFKVKPDELSGVWVMADADRMEQVMLNLIENAVKYGNEGGKVIVHFSEGKKLVEVSVRDNGPGIPHEHLNRIFERFYRIDKSRSKEIGGTGLGLAIVKHILNAHDTKIAVMSKPDKGTTFSFKLEKAYISPISENLPETAVTQANP, from the coding sequence ATGTCACTAAGTCCTCGTTTTATTGCATTTATACTGGCAATCCTGATATCGCTTATCACCACTTCTTTTCTGACTTTTGTGGAAGGTGTATCAAGAGGAATGCTTTTCGTTTCGGCTATTTCCGCTTTCATTTCCTCCTTTTTTCTGGTGCTTTACACGGTTGATATTTTGGTATTCCGGGAGGTGAACAAAATGTACAGAACGATTCATAAGCTCAAAATGAAAGATTTCAACCTCGCCCCAAGAAAGAAATTGATCACAGAGTCGAACCCGTTGAAGACCATTAACGATGAAATTTTTGTTTACGTAACCAAAAAACAAAAGGAAATTGACGAGCTGAAAAAGCTGGAATTGTTTCGTCGCGAGTTTCTGGCGGATGTTTCCCATGAATTCAAAACACCGATTTTCGCGGCGCAGGGCTTTATTCATACACTGCTGGATGGCGCGATGGAGGATGAAAATGTGCGGGAGCGCTTCCTGATCAAGGCGGCGAAAAATCTCGACAGCCTGGATGTCCTGGTTAAAGACCTGCTGGTCCTCTCTCAAATGGAAACGGGCGACATCAAGATGAACATTGCGCCTATGGATATTCGCCTGCTGGCCCTGAACATTTTCAGCAGGCTCGAAAACATTGCTAAAGACAGGGATGTAACATTCAAAGTGAAACCCGATGAACTTTCCGGAGTTTGGGTAATGGCGGATGCCGACCGTATGGAACAGGTGATGCTTAATCTGATTGAGAACGCTGTCAAATATGGTAATGAAGGCGGAAAAGTGATCGTTCATTTTAGCGAAGGAAAGAAATTGGTTGAAGTGTCTGTCCGCGATAACGGGCCGGGCATTCCGCACGAGCATTTGAACCGCATCTTCGAGCGGTTTTACCGGATCGACAAAAGCCGAAGCAAAGAAATCGGCGGGACAGGCCTTGGTTTGGCCATCGTAAAGCACATTTTGAATGCACATGATACGAAGATCGCCGTAATGTCCAAACCCGACAAAGGCACTACTTTTTCATTTAAGCTTGAAAAGGCATACATTAGCCCTATATCAGAAAACCTGCCGGAAACGGCTGTCACCCAAGCGAATCCTTAA
- the typA gene encoding translational GTPase TypA: MQAIRNIAIIAHVDHGKTTLVDKIIHASKLFRDNQEFDDLILDNNDLERERGITITSKNVSVRYKDVKINVIDTPGHADFGGEVERVLKMSDGVLLLVDAFEGPMPQTRFVLGKAIGLGLKPIVVVNKVDKENCRPEEVQENVFDLMFNLGATEDQLDFVTVYGSSKQGWMGPDWKTPTDNITFLLDTIISSIPAPVIDEGNAQMQITSLDYNAFVGRIAIGRVKRGVLKEGANMMLCKADGVFKKVKIKELQIFEGLGRVKVSEVTAGDICAVTGIEDFEIGDTLADAENPEPLPRIAVDEPTMNMLFTINNSPFFGKEGKFVTSRHLRDRLMKETEKNLALRVEATDTEDKFLVFGRGILHLSVLIETMRREGYELQLGQPQVLFKENEKGERLEPIETLVVDVPESTAGKVIELATQRKGELLIMEPKGDLQHLEFEIPSRGLIGLRSNVLTATQGEAVMTHRFKEFGTFRGPIPGRISGSIISKNTGPATGYTIDKLQDRGRFFVEPGDEIYGGQVIGEHNRPNDIVVNLQEAKKLTNMRASGTDDGLRIAPKINFSLEESMEYIQKDEYLEVTPQSMRMRKIYLEENDRKRNSGKMEMA, translated from the coding sequence ATGCAAGCCATTCGTAACATCGCAATCATTGCGCACGTTGACCACGGTAAAACTACATTGGTTGACAAAATCATTCACGCTTCAAAGTTATTTCGCGATAACCAGGAGTTTGATGACCTAATCCTTGATAATAATGATCTTGAAAGGGAGCGTGGTATCACTATCACTTCTAAGAACGTATCGGTGCGTTACAAAGACGTAAAAATCAATGTAATTGATACACCAGGTCACGCAGACTTTGGTGGTGAAGTGGAACGCGTACTTAAAATGTCGGATGGCGTTTTGTTGCTTGTTGATGCATTCGAAGGGCCTATGCCACAAACACGTTTTGTACTAGGCAAGGCAATTGGCCTGGGCCTGAAGCCAATCGTGGTCGTTAATAAAGTTGATAAAGAAAACTGCCGCCCGGAAGAAGTTCAGGAAAATGTATTTGACCTGATGTTCAACCTTGGCGCTACGGAAGACCAGCTTGATTTTGTAACTGTTTACGGCTCTTCCAAACAAGGATGGATGGGCCCGGATTGGAAAACACCAACCGATAATATTACATTCCTGCTTGATACCATCATCAGTTCGATCCCCGCTCCGGTAATCGACGAAGGGAATGCCCAAATGCAGATTACTTCACTTGACTACAACGCATTCGTAGGTCGTATCGCAATCGGTCGTGTGAAACGTGGCGTTTTGAAAGAAGGGGCTAACATGATGCTTTGTAAAGCGGACGGCGTTTTCAAAAAAGTGAAAATCAAAGAATTACAGATATTTGAAGGACTGGGTCGTGTGAAAGTTTCGGAAGTTACAGCTGGCGATATCTGCGCAGTGACTGGTATCGAAGATTTTGAGATCGGTGATACACTTGCTGATGCTGAAAATCCGGAACCACTTCCACGTATTGCGGTGGATGAGCCTACAATGAACATGCTTTTCACAATCAACAACTCTCCTTTCTTTGGTAAGGAAGGCAAGTTTGTAACATCACGTCACCTTCGTGACCGTTTGATGAAAGAAACTGAAAAGAACCTTGCACTCCGCGTAGAAGCAACAGACACAGAAGATAAATTCCTTGTTTTCGGACGTGGTATTCTTCACTTGTCTGTATTGATCGAAACAATGCGTCGCGAGGGTTACGAATTGCAACTAGGCCAGCCTCAGGTTCTTTTCAAGGAAAACGAAAAAGGCGAGCGCCTTGAACCAATAGAAACATTGGTTGTAGACGTGCCAGAATCGACAGCTGGAAAAGTGATCGAATTGGCAACGCAGCGTAAAGGTGAATTGTTGATTATGGAACCGAAAGGAGATTTGCAACACCTTGAATTCGAAATTCCTTCAAGAGGTTTGATCGGATTGCGTTCAAATGTATTGACTGCAACACAAGGTGAAGCTGTAATGACGCACCGTTTCAAAGAATTCGGTACATTCCGTGGACCAATTCCAGGACGTATCAGCGGATCTATTATCTCTAAAAATACAGGACCTGCAACAGGTTACACCATTGATAAATTGCAGGATCGCGGACGTTTCTTCGTTGAGCCGGGTGATGAAATCTACGGTGGTCAGGTTATCGGTGAGCACAATCGTCCAAATGACATCGTTGTTAACTTGCAGGAAGCCAAAAAATTAACAAACATGCGTGCATCAGGAACAGATGATGGTTTGCGGATCGCTCCGAAAATCAACTTCTCTCTTGAAGAGTCGATGGAATATATCCAGAAGGATGAATATCTGGAAGTTACGCCTCAGAGCATGCGTATGCGTAAAATATATCTGGAGGAAAACGATCGTAAACGTAATTCCGGAAAAATGGAAATGGCTTAA
- a CDS encoding Glu/Leu/Phe/Val family dehydrogenase: MSYIEPAPIKDKENPLESMMQRFDKAVDLLGISEEMYHILKVPRKQVIVGLPVMMDSGQIKTFEGYRVIHSTILGPSKGGIRFDPDVNLDEVRALAAWMTWKCAVVDIPYGGAKGGVACNPREMSAGEIERLMRAYTTALLDVLGPDQDIPAPDMGTGPREMAWLMDEYSKSKGMTIPAVVTGKPLVLGGSLGRTEATGRGVMVSALAGMEKLRINPYRATAVVQGFGNVGSHAALLLRERGVAIHAISDISGAYYNDKGIDIAAAVAYRDANKGSLEGFSGAEPIPGDDLLTLPVDVLVPAAKEDVITRKNVAGIQAKMIVEGANGPTSFKADDIINEKGIMVVPDILANAGGVTVSYFEWVQNRIGYKWTLERINRRTDRIMQDSFSKVYETSLKYKVSLRIAAYIVAIDKVSSTYKFRGGF; encoded by the coding sequence ATGTCATATATAGAACCGGCTCCAATAAAGGATAAAGAAAATCCATTGGAATCAATGATGCAAAGGTTTGATAAGGCCGTTGACCTTCTGGGGATTTCGGAGGAAATGTATCACATCTTAAAAGTGCCGCGTAAGCAAGTCATTGTAGGACTGCCTGTTATGATGGATTCAGGGCAGATAAAAACTTTTGAAGGTTACCGGGTTATACATTCAACGATTCTCGGCCCAAGCAAAGGCGGCATCCGCTTTGATCCGGACGTGAACCTGGACGAGGTACGCGCGCTGGCTGCCTGGATGACCTGGAAATGTGCCGTTGTGGATATTCCGTATGGCGGCGCAAAAGGCGGCGTTGCCTGTAACCCGCGCGAAATGTCGGCGGGAGAAATCGAACGATTGATGCGGGCTTACACGACTGCGCTACTGGACGTTTTAGGTCCTGATCAGGATATTCCTGCGCCAGATATGGGAACGGGACCGAGAGAAATGGCCTGGTTAATGGACGAATATTCAAAATCAAAAGGAATGACAATCCCTGCGGTCGTTACTGGAAAACCCCTTGTACTGGGTGGTTCGCTGGGCCGGACTGAGGCAACCGGGCGCGGCGTAATGGTTTCGGCGTTGGCTGGAATGGAAAAATTGCGTATTAACCCTTATCGCGCAACGGCTGTGGTCCAGGGTTTTGGGAATGTGGGCTCGCATGCCGCATTGCTTTTGCGTGAAAGAGGCGTTGCAATCCATGCCATCAGCGATATTTCCGGTGCTTATTACAATGACAAAGGAATAGATATTGCGGCAGCTGTTGCGTACAGGGACGCAAATAAGGGATCGCTGGAAGGCTTTTCTGGCGCAGAGCCTATTCCAGGAGATGATTTACTAACATTGCCGGTTGATGTGCTTGTTCCGGCTGCCAAGGAAGATGTAATCACCAGGAAGAATGTGGCAGGAATTCAGGCGAAAATGATCGTAGAAGGCGCGAATGGCCCTACATCTTTTAAAGCCGACGACATTATTAATGAAAAAGGCATCATGGTTGTGCCAGATATCCTGGCGAATGCGGGAGGCGTAACGGTTTCCTATTTTGAATGGGTCCAAAACCGGATCGGTTATAAATGGACGTTAGAACGCATTAATCGCCGCACGGACCGTATCATGCAGGATTCTTTTAGCAAAGTGTACGAAACATCACTGAAATACAAAGTCTCATTGCGGATCGCAGCCTACATTGTCGCGATCGACAAAGTATCAAGCACTTACAAATTCCGCGGCGGATTTTAA
- a CDS encoding sensor histidine kinase → MVYKIGLLLCLLPSLVHGQFIFQNLRTADGLSSKMIECLYKDNDGILWIGTTKGLNRYDGAVVKQYRSGPGMKDFYINAIQPFGASEMLIGTKEGVKIFDKRLGAFHSDQRFIALDNKDVVSINSDVYNRLWIFTSSEIYVFLDNELVIAEKVIPDLKIIQQEGYETSVITWDAKRIGFWLGGKKTFFIDCKNRTIYHKLNNPNRIPLLDTQDVYAIAVDMASNIWYGCNANQSLNFWNADKNIVTTFVELDGKKNFGGCNYLYLDSKQRLWISTPMYSAFMKEPGKDIKQIPYSQNRTYSIGYGSFRHIIDDNEQNVWIATINGISEAPANTPVQAIYQLPSFEFFLQTGFAHSNSIVIDKEKIIASKEEGLIMYDMNHKSYRRHVVTRNKQQLVRNRFMMSTKIDDTWWCGGVDGIHFLRAGSTRFESFEKIKYKSANKFSNFIFADRNEQVWFQIWKDAIYRYSPKTGKLDRFDGTDKNYGEFNYSSSQSFVVRRNGDILFAVNGLGLLKFDAKLQKFSQVPVGNPNKFVAYDLTEDRVGNVWAAVLGRGILKLDRQNNLVDSLHTGNGFPYDNLSSIAVDHLGNVWAGGSEGLLFFNPDSKAVTEVKIDLGQNLQDYWNDIYVANKRVYAAMLDHVVVIDPSKFASVKVKKPPHITSVKVLGNEKEDFAKNTQLNLESDEDYLTFQYASLDHRDVPTLKYSYILEGYDKKWINAGRSLVASYKNLPWGKYTFKVRSTDEHGNWMKQFSSLEIYIMPPWWKSSWFMACIFIILAYIGVALHFYLIRRRRARMMEASIDYFANSVYGSNSVNEICWDIARNCISQLDFQDCVVYLLDKKRDVLVQKAVIINKASKEAELDNLVDIPLGRGIVGTVATTGKHLIISDTSKDERYIVSEERRLSELAVPLIHDGRVIGVIDTEHEERDYFKDEHLKALSIIASISSGKIAEALAQAATKEKEIELLEINKMLAESQLMALRAQMNPHFVFNCLNSIQECIVTEKFQEASIYLNLFSKLFRTLLNNSSKNLVTIEEELHVLELYLQLEEMRFSRSFSYEIRVDEDLEVEEILVPAMLIQPYVENALWHGLMHSKLERKLLIEFKKIDEDMFECRIDDNGIGRKKSFEIKAFTSKSRHHVSRGLGISSDRLQVLTRQGHHAEVNFIDKMHENGEAAGTLVIVKLSSFLK, encoded by the coding sequence ATGGTGTATAAAATTGGCTTGTTGCTTTGTCTTTTACCAAGTCTGGTGCACGGGCAGTTTATCTTTCAAAATTTGCGCACAGCTGACGGTCTTAGCAGCAAAATGATAGAATGTCTATATAAGGATAATGACGGCATTCTATGGATTGGTACAACTAAGGGCTTAAATCGTTACGACGGTGCAGTTGTAAAGCAATATCGAAGCGGGCCGGGCATGAAAGATTTTTATATCAATGCCATTCAGCCTTTCGGAGCATCAGAGATGTTGATCGGAACCAAGGAAGGAGTAAAGATTTTCGATAAGCGATTGGGTGCATTTCATAGTGACCAGCGATTTATAGCATTGGACAACAAGGATGTAGTCAGCATCAACTCGGATGTATATAACAGGTTGTGGATATTCACCAGCTCAGAAATATATGTTTTTCTAGACAATGAGCTTGTGATCGCTGAAAAAGTGATTCCAGACTTAAAAATCATTCAACAAGAGGGTTATGAAACCTCTGTAATAACCTGGGATGCGAAGAGAATAGGTTTTTGGCTTGGAGGTAAGAAAACCTTCTTTATCGATTGTAAGAACCGGACGATTTATCACAAATTAAATAATCCGAATAGAATACCACTTTTAGATACACAGGATGTATACGCAATTGCCGTTGATATGGCGTCTAACATATGGTATGGTTGCAATGCTAATCAATCATTGAATTTTTGGAACGCTGACAAGAATATAGTCACGACTTTTGTAGAACTGGACGGAAAAAAGAATTTCGGGGGATGTAATTATCTATACTTAGATAGCAAGCAACGGTTATGGATCTCGACACCAATGTATTCTGCATTCATGAAGGAGCCGGGAAAGGACATAAAGCAGATACCGTATAGTCAGAACCGTACATACTCTATAGGCTACGGATCTTTCAGACATATCATTGATGATAATGAACAAAATGTCTGGATAGCCACAATTAACGGGATTAGCGAGGCACCCGCCAACACGCCTGTTCAGGCGATCTATCAGTTGCCTAGCTTTGAATTTTTTTTGCAAACCGGATTCGCACATTCCAATTCTATCGTCATTGATAAGGAAAAGATAATTGCGTCCAAAGAAGAAGGACTTATTATGTATGACATGAATCACAAATCCTATCGCCGGCATGTGGTGACCCGAAACAAGCAGCAGCTAGTTCGGAATAGATTTATGATGTCGACGAAAATTGATGACACATGGTGGTGCGGAGGCGTTGATGGAATTCATTTTTTAAGGGCAGGGAGTACCAGGTTTGAGTCTTTTGAGAAAATCAAATATAAGTCTGCAAACAAATTCTCTAACTTCATCTTCGCTGATCGTAACGAACAGGTCTGGTTTCAGATTTGGAAAGACGCAATTTATCGGTATTCTCCCAAGACCGGTAAATTAGACCGGTTTGATGGAACGGACAAAAATTATGGGGAGTTCAATTACAGCAGTAGTCAGAGTTTTGTGGTCAGGAGAAATGGGGACATTTTGTTTGCGGTGAATGGTCTGGGCCTTTTAAAATTTGATGCAAAACTTCAAAAATTCTCCCAGGTGCCTGTTGGCAACCCAAACAAATTTGTTGCTTACGATTTAACCGAGGATCGCGTCGGAAATGTTTGGGCTGCCGTTTTGGGCAGGGGGATTTTAAAATTAGACAGACAAAATAACCTCGTCGATAGCCTTCATACCGGCAACGGTTTTCCTTACGATAATCTGAGCAGCATTGCGGTGGATCATTTAGGAAATGTGTGGGCTGGGGGTAGCGAAGGTCTGTTGTTCTTTAATCCAGATTCGAAAGCTGTTACGGAAGTTAAAATTGATCTGGGCCAGAATCTTCAGGATTATTGGAATGACATTTACGTGGCAAACAAACGTGTATATGCTGCAATGTTAGATCATGTCGTCGTAATCGATCCTTCGAAATTCGCATCAGTAAAGGTGAAGAAACCACCGCATATCACATCCGTAAAAGTCCTTGGAAATGAAAAAGAAGATTTTGCCAAGAATACGCAGCTTAATCTTGAATCCGATGAGGACTATCTCACCTTTCAATACGCATCCCTGGATCACCGGGATGTTCCCACATTGAAATATAGTTACATACTTGAAGGGTATGACAAAAAATGGATCAATGCGGGCCGTTCGTTGGTAGCTTCCTATAAAAATCTGCCTTGGGGCAAGTATACATTCAAGGTAAGAAGTACAGATGAGCATGGTAATTGGATGAAGCAGTTTAGCTCTCTGGAAATTTACATTATGCCTCCGTGGTGGAAATCGTCCTGGTTTATGGCATGCATTTTCATCATTCTGGCATATATAGGTGTCGCTTTGCATTTTTACCTGATAAGAAGAAGACGAGCGCGGATGATGGAAGCAAGCATCGATTATTTTGCTAATTCAGTTTATGGATCGAACTCAGTGAATGAGATCTGCTGGGACATTGCGCGTAATTGCATCTCTCAGCTCGATTTCCAGGATTGTGTGGTCTATTTGTTGGATAAGAAGAGAGATGTGCTTGTACAAAAAGCAGTAATCATCAATAAAGCCAGTAAGGAGGCGGAATTGGATAACCTTGTCGATATCCCGCTTGGCAGGGGAATTGTAGGAACTGTGGCAACCACAGGGAAGCACTTGATAATTTCCGACACTTCAAAAGATGAAAGATATATTGTAAGCGAGGAAAGGCGGCTTTCCGAGCTGGCAGTGCCTTTGATACACGACGGGAGAGTGATCGGTGTTATAGATACGGAACATGAGGAAAGAGACTATTTTAAGGATGAACATCTGAAGGCTCTGTCTATCATTGCATCGATTAGCTCAGGCAAAATCGCCGAAGCACTCGCTCAGGCTGCTACAAAGGAAAAAGAAATTGAGCTTTTGGAGATCAATAAAATGCTGGCTGAAAGCCAATTAATGGCTTTACGTGCACAAATGAACCCGCACTTTGTTTTTAATTGCCTGAACAGTATTCAAGAATGTATTGTGACGGAAAAATTTCAGGAGGCAAGTATTTATCTGAATCTTTTTTCGAAACTATTCCGAACATTATTGAATAACTCAAGCAAAAACCTGGTAACGATCGAAGAGGAACTGCATGTGCTGGAACTATACCTGCAGTTGGAAGAGATGCGGTTCTCCAGAAGCTTCTCCTACGAAATCCGTGTTGATGAAGATCTTGAAGTGGAAGAAATACTGGTTCCCGCAATGCTAATTCAGCCTTATGTGGAAAATGCACTATGGCATGGCCTGATGCATTCAAAGTTGGAACGGAAACTATTAATCGAGTTCAAAAAGATCGACGAGGATATGTTTGAGTGCAGGATTGATGACAATGGAATTGGCAGAAAAAAATCTTTTGAGATCAAGGCATTCACCAGTAAATCCAGGCATCACGTTTCCAGAGGGTTAGGCATTTCCAGTGACCGCCTGCAAGTGCTGACAAGGCAAGGTCATCATGCGGAAGTTAATTTTATTGACAAAATGCATGAGAATGGGGAGGCGGCGGGAACGTTGGTGATAGTAAAGCTGTCCAGCTTCTTGAAATAG
- a CDS encoding DUF2158 domain-containing protein, giving the protein MQQQEEIQIGDVVWLKSGSPSMTVDGFHQTSKNFYRCFWFNDEGNAVSEYFNQLSLTTTEHTLKFSAKNKSENQ; this is encoded by the coding sequence ATGCAACAACAAGAAGAAATTCAAATAGGCGACGTCGTTTGGCTGAAATCGGGGAGTCCTTCGATGACGGTGGATGGGTTTCACCAGACTTCTAAAAATTTTTACAGATGTTTTTGGTTTAATGACGAAGGAAATGCTGTTTCTGAATATTTCAATCAGCTTAGTTTGACGACGACCGAGCATACACTAAAATTCTCAGCCAAGAACAAGTCTGAAAACCAGTAG